A genome region from Erigeron canadensis isolate Cc75 chromosome 3, C_canadensis_v1, whole genome shotgun sequence includes the following:
- the LOC122593936 gene encoding GDSL esterase/lipase At1g29670-like isoform X2 has protein sequence MGYWAKLFCLPVLVFALCRGVVGDPKFPCYFIFGDSLLDVGNNNGLKTSAKANYLPYGIDFPQGPTGRFSNGLNAADFIDLGFEDFIPPYVTVKRKDVIKGVNYASAGSGILDETGENLGERFSFNTQILYHQEVISHIETLQGNETYTQDHLKKCLYTVQIGSNDYINNYFGPKSHDKRINVTPAQFATTLINQFCKQLNWLYKLGARKFSISVIPQIGCAPAERKLYGTEMACVKEINDAVNVFNAKQLNLIGDLRARLEDAKFVLPILDVPKIGPLQSIGSLVIGDPCCKVSTKGVTRGQCLPINVTCGQRNRYLFFDGFHPTELANLFYSRQMMLVISHLI, from the exons ATGGGTTATTGGGCTAAGCTATTTTGTCTCCCTGTTCTTGTTTTCGCTTTGTGTAGAGGGGTTGTGGGTGATCCAAAGTTTCCATGTTACTTCATATTTGGAGACTCATTACTTGACGTTGGTAACAATAATGGGCTTAAAACCAGTGCAAAGGCTAACTACTTGCCATATGGGATAGACTTTCCTCAAGGACCAACAGGCAGGTTTAGTAATGGTCTCAATGCTGCAGACTTTATCG ATCTTGGATTCGAAGATTTCATCCCCCCTTATGTTActgtaaaaagaaaagatgttattaaaggTGTCAATTATGCTTCAGCTGGATCTGGCATTCTTGACGAGACTGGAGAAAATTTA GGCGAGCGTTTCAGCTTTAATACGCAAATACTTTACCACCAAGAGGTGATCTCACATATAGAAACTCTACAAGGAAATGAAACTTACACCCAAGATCACCTTAAAAAGTGTCTTTACACTGTTCAAATTGGAAGTAATGACTACATCAACAACTATTTTGGTCCTAAATCTCATGATAAACGCATAAATGTCACACCAGCTCAGTTTGCAACGACCCTTATCAACCAGTTTTGCAAACAACTAAAT TGGCTATACAAACTCGGAGCAAGGAAATTTTCCATATCAGTGATACCGCAAATAGGTTGTGCACCGGCTGAAAGGAAACTTTATGGCACCGAGATGGCTTGTGTAAAGGAAATTAACGACGCTGTAAATGTATTCAATGCCAAGCAGCTGAATCTTATTGGTGATCTTAGAGCCAGACTGGAAGATGCGAAGTTTGTTCTTCCAATTTTAGACGTTCCTAAAATCGGTCCTCTCCAATCTATTG GCTCATTGGTGATTGGTGATCCTTGTTGCAAAGTATCAACTAAAGGTGTTACACGAGGACAATGTCTTCCTATCAACGTAACATGTGGCCAGCGAAATAGATATTTGTTTTTCGATGGATTTCATCCTACAGAGTTAGCCAACCTTTTCTATTCAAGACAAATGATGCTTGTTATCTCCCATCTTATTTAA
- the LOC122590958 gene encoding cold-regulated 413 plasma membrane protein 1-like → MGGKNFLRMMTDQTASEAATKMISSDWNELGDATKNLATHVIALGYSGGFITTVLQCFACIAAIYLLVIDRTNWRTKMLTTLLVPYIFLTFPNWLFDTLRGDIGKWITFVGVVLRLFFPEYFKEYMLLPGALILLVVIAPSLIAYYVRDGWIGVGICLAIGCYLLQEHIRASGGFRNAFTKANGISNTIGIVLLFVFPVWALIGFL, encoded by the exons ATGGGAGGAAAGAATTTCCTAAGGATGATGACAGATCAAACTGCATCAGAAGCAGCAACCAAAATGATCAGCTCAGACTGGAACGAACTCGGAGATGCAACTAAGAATCTTGCAACTCATGTGATCGCCCTTGGTTACAGTGGTGGTTTCATTACCACTGTCCTTCAATGTTTCGCATGTATAGCTGCCAT ATATTTGTTGGTAATAGATCGAACAAACTGGAGGACAAAGATGCTTACTACACTTCTTGTTCCTTATATCTTTTTGACGTTTCCTAATTGGCTTTTCGACACTTTGAG AGGAGATATTGGCAAATGGATCACTTTCGTTGGAGTCGTATTGCGTCTTTTCTTCCCTGAATATTTTAAAG AATATATGTTGTTGCCGGGTGCTTTGATCCTCTTGGTTGTGATAGCACCAAGCTTGATCGCTTATTATGTCAGAGACGGGTGGATAGGAGTGGGTATTTGCCTTGCTATTGGATGCTATCTGCTCCAAGAACATATCAGAGCTTCTGGAGGTTTTAGGAATGCTTTCACAAAAGCAAATGGTATTTCAAATACTATTGGTATTGTGCTCTTGTTTGTGTTTCCAGTCTGGGCTTTGATCGGGTTCCTATGA
- the LOC122593479 gene encoding protein JINGUBANG-like — MTKQINCSSNTNNNIIPHKKTLFAGRQKLSVLLHSSEPNIFITTNKQHENSESDHRSSNASSISPSMSSTSSPVSHFMSPINQMPSPYMKSPWINLPYGNDGENSYIGNTGLIGSLVREEGHIYSLASSGDLLYTGSDSKNIRVWKNLMEFSGFKSSSGLVKAIVVSGDRIFTGHQDGKIRVWKYFGKNKKAYKRVGNLPTTKDFIKSSMNPSNYIEVRRRRNVPWIKHYDAVACMSLDEEHGLLYSGSWDRSMKVWRLSDSKCLESVHAHDDAINSVVMGFDGLVFSGSADGTVKVWRRELVGKTTKHILVYTLLDQESAVTSVVVNTTDATVYAGSSDGLVNFWEFEKQALSHGGVLRGHKLAVLCLATAGNLLLSGSADKSICVWRREGGGIHTCLSVLNGHTGPVKCLAVQERSEDDENNENNQEWVVYSGSLDNSVKLWRVSEQPQICNC; from the coding sequence atgaCGAAACAAATAAATTGTAGTAGTAACACCAACAATAATATCATTCCACATAAAAAGACATTATTCGCCGGAAGACAAAAACTATCGGTTCTTCTCCATAGCTCCGAACCAAACATCTTCATTACAACCAACAAACAACACGAAAACAGCGAATCCGATCACCGGAGTAGCAACGCTTCGTCTATTAGTCCTAGCATGTCTTCCACTTCATCTCCGGTTAGTCATTTCATGTCACCAATTAACCAAATGCCATCACCTTATATGAAATCTCCATGGATTAATCTTCCTTATGGAAATGATGGAGAAAATAGTTATATTGGGAATACCGGGTTAATTGGATCTTTGGTACGTGAAGAAGGTCATATTTATTCATTGGCTTCATCCGGTGACTTGTTGTACACGGGATCGGATTCTAAGAATATTAGGGTATGGAAAAATTTAATGGAATTTTCGGGGTTTAAGTCGAGTAGTGGATTAGTGAAGGCTATTGTTGTATCTGGTGACCGGATATTTACTGGACACCAAGATGGAAAGATTCGGGTCTGGAAGTATTTTGGTAAAAACAAAAAGGCTTATAAACGGGTGGGTAACTTACCCACCACaaaagattttataaaaagCTCAATGAACCCTAGTAATTACATTGAAGTACGACGTCGCCGTAATGTTCCATGGATAAAACATTATGACGCTGTTGCTTGCATGAGTTTAGACGAGGAACACGGGTTATTGTATTCAGGATCCTGGGATAGATCCATGAAAGTATGGAGACTTTCAGATTCTAAATGTTTAGAATCTGTACATGCTCATGACGACGCTATTAATAGCGTCGTGATGGGGTTTGACGGTCTGGTCTTCAGTGGTTCCGCAGATGGAACAGTGAAAGTCTGGCGAAGGGAGTTGGTTGGAAAAACAACAAAGCATATTTTGGTTTATACACTTTTGGATCAAGAAAGCGCGGTTACATCTGTGGTGGTCAACACCACAGATGCAACCGTGTACGCTGGATCCTCAGACGGGTTGGTTAACTTTTGGGAATTCGAGAAACAAGCATTGTCTCATGGAGGGGTTTTGAGGGGACATAAACTTGCGGTTCTATGTCTTGCAACCGCCGGAAACTTGTTGTTGAGTGGCTCCGCGGATAAGAGTATATGTGTATGGCGAAGGGAAGGCGGTGGCATTCACACGTGTTTATCGGTTTTGAATGGACATACCGGGCCGGTTAAATGTTTGGCTGTCCAAGAACGAAGTGAAGACGATGAAAATAACGAAAACAATCAAGAATGGGTTGTTTATAGTGGTAGTTTGGATAATTCGGTTAAGCTTTGGCGTGTATCGGAACAACCACAAATATGCAACTGTTAA
- the LOC122593936 gene encoding GDSL esterase/lipase At1g29670-like isoform X3, with the protein MGYWAKLFCLPVLVFALCRGVVGDPKFPCYFIFGDSLLDVGNNNGLKTSAKANYLPYGIDFPQGPTGRFSNGLNAADFIAKDLGFEDFIPPYVTVKRKDVIKGVNYASAGSGILDETGENLGERFSFNTQILYHQEVISHIETLQGNETYTQDHLKKCLYTVQIGSNDYINNYFGPKSHDKRINVTPAQFATTLINQFCKQLNWLYKLGARKFSISVIPQIGCAPAERKLYGTEMACVKEINDAVNVFNAKQLNLIGDLRARLEDAKFVLPILDVPKIGPLQSIGK; encoded by the exons ATGGGTTATTGGGCTAAGCTATTTTGTCTCCCTGTTCTTGTTTTCGCTTTGTGTAGAGGGGTTGTGGGTGATCCAAAGTTTCCATGTTACTTCATATTTGGAGACTCATTACTTGACGTTGGTAACAATAATGGGCTTAAAACCAGTGCAAAGGCTAACTACTTGCCATATGGGATAGACTTTCCTCAAGGACCAACAGGCAGGTTTAGTAATGGTCTCAATGCTGCAGACTTTATCG CAAAAGATCTTGGATTCGAAGATTTCATCCCCCCTTATGTTActgtaaaaagaaaagatgttattaaaggTGTCAATTATGCTTCAGCTGGATCTGGCATTCTTGACGAGACTGGAGAAAATTTA GGCGAGCGTTTCAGCTTTAATACGCAAATACTTTACCACCAAGAGGTGATCTCACATATAGAAACTCTACAAGGAAATGAAACTTACACCCAAGATCACCTTAAAAAGTGTCTTTACACTGTTCAAATTGGAAGTAATGACTACATCAACAACTATTTTGGTCCTAAATCTCATGATAAACGCATAAATGTCACACCAGCTCAGTTTGCAACGACCCTTATCAACCAGTTTTGCAAACAACTAAAT TGGCTATACAAACTCGGAGCAAGGAAATTTTCCATATCAGTGATACCGCAAATAGGTTGTGCACCGGCTGAAAGGAAACTTTATGGCACCGAGATGGCTTGTGTAAAGGAAATTAACGACGCTGTAAATGTATTCAATGCCAAGCAGCTGAATCTTATTGGTGATCTTAGAGCCAGACTGGAAGATGCGAAGTTTGTTCTTCCAATTTTAGACGTTCCTAAAATCGGTCCTCTCCAATCTATTG GTAAATAA
- the LOC122593936 gene encoding GDSL esterase/lipase At1g29670-like isoform X1 has translation MGYWAKLFCLPVLVFALCRGVVGDPKFPCYFIFGDSLLDVGNNNGLKTSAKANYLPYGIDFPQGPTGRFSNGLNAADFIAKDLGFEDFIPPYVTVKRKDVIKGVNYASAGSGILDETGENLGERFSFNTQILYHQEVISHIETLQGNETYTQDHLKKCLYTVQIGSNDYINNYFGPKSHDKRINVTPAQFATTLINQFCKQLNWLYKLGARKFSISVIPQIGCAPAERKLYGTEMACVKEINDAVNVFNAKQLNLIGDLRARLEDAKFVLPILDVPKIGPLQSIGSLVIGDPCCKVSTKGVTRGQCLPINVTCGQRNRYLFFDGFHPTELANLFYSRQMMLVISHLI, from the exons ATGGGTTATTGGGCTAAGCTATTTTGTCTCCCTGTTCTTGTTTTCGCTTTGTGTAGAGGGGTTGTGGGTGATCCAAAGTTTCCATGTTACTTCATATTTGGAGACTCATTACTTGACGTTGGTAACAATAATGGGCTTAAAACCAGTGCAAAGGCTAACTACTTGCCATATGGGATAGACTTTCCTCAAGGACCAACAGGCAGGTTTAGTAATGGTCTCAATGCTGCAGACTTTATCG CAAAAGATCTTGGATTCGAAGATTTCATCCCCCCTTATGTTActgtaaaaagaaaagatgttattaaaggTGTCAATTATGCTTCAGCTGGATCTGGCATTCTTGACGAGACTGGAGAAAATTTA GGCGAGCGTTTCAGCTTTAATACGCAAATACTTTACCACCAAGAGGTGATCTCACATATAGAAACTCTACAAGGAAATGAAACTTACACCCAAGATCACCTTAAAAAGTGTCTTTACACTGTTCAAATTGGAAGTAATGACTACATCAACAACTATTTTGGTCCTAAATCTCATGATAAACGCATAAATGTCACACCAGCTCAGTTTGCAACGACCCTTATCAACCAGTTTTGCAAACAACTAAAT TGGCTATACAAACTCGGAGCAAGGAAATTTTCCATATCAGTGATACCGCAAATAGGTTGTGCACCGGCTGAAAGGAAACTTTATGGCACCGAGATGGCTTGTGTAAAGGAAATTAACGACGCTGTAAATGTATTCAATGCCAAGCAGCTGAATCTTATTGGTGATCTTAGAGCCAGACTGGAAGATGCGAAGTTTGTTCTTCCAATTTTAGACGTTCCTAAAATCGGTCCTCTCCAATCTATTG GCTCATTGGTGATTGGTGATCCTTGTTGCAAAGTATCAACTAAAGGTGTTACACGAGGACAATGTCTTCCTATCAACGTAACATGTGGCCAGCGAAATAGATATTTGTTTTTCGATGGATTTCATCCTACAGAGTTAGCCAACCTTTTCTATTCAAGACAAATGATGCTTGTTATCTCCCATCTTATTTAA